From Bacillus spongiae:
CTGGGTTTCAAAAATGGGGAATGACAAACGGAACCATCGCTGCAAAGATCATTACAGATTCGATTTTAAATAAACCTAATAATTATGAGAATCTTTATACCCCTTCTCGCTTTAAAATTGATCCAAGTTTGAAGACATTTGTGAAGGAAAATACGAATGTTGCGTACCATTTCATTGAAGGAAAGCTCGGTGGAGACCGAAAGCCATTGGATCAACTTTCCTTTGATGAAGGAGCTGTTATTACGTTTAACGGCAAACGAGCAGGTGCATATAAAGATGAACAAGGACAGATTCACCTTGTCGATACTACCTGCACCCACCTAGGCTGTGAAGTAGAATGGAATCATGGCGATCGCTCTTGGGATTGTCCCTGCCACGGATCTCGATTCTCTTATAACGGAGATGTCTTAGAAGGACCTGCCGATCAGCCATTGAAGAAACTAGGGGAATAAGGTATTAATATTTACTTTAGGCTGCTTTCTAAAAGGTTGTTGCTATTGAGTATGAAAATCGGCGTATCCTATGTTTGATTTAGGAATATGCCGATTTCAATTATATTATTGCTGAGGATTAGATTCAATTAAAGCCCTGTTTTGTTAAATGGAGATTTATTCAAACATTAAGATTTTAGGGTCTTTTTCACAACAGTGAACAAGCATAGAGTGTAATTGTCCCCTATGATGATAGACGTGTGCTAATATCTCTAATAACCACTCATATCTAGTGTAAGTCAAACCCCAATAAGAAGTCGTTGTCTCCATAAGTTCTTCAGCTGATAGATTTAAATATTTCTCTTTTAAAGCCCTAAAATTCGTAGTTAAACCTTCAGTTATCGAATCCAGTGTCTGATAAGACACACCTGAGTAAAAACTTATCATTTCTTCTTCGGAAGCTTCATTAGAAATACGCCAATCAGCTTCAAAAATTACTGCTATATGTTCTAATAATTCTCCAATTGATTGTTTGTCAGGAGTAGGTCGCTCTTTCAAATCTTCTTCATTTAAATTATTTAATATTTTTATTATTGTATTTACGGCTACTTCTATTTGATGAAATACACTTTTACAATATATTTCCCTCACCACATTTCGTTTAAGAATATTGCCTAATTAACTAAAGGGAGACAGCAGCATAATAAGCTACTCAACTTAAAAGATATGTTTTTATTAATCAGATTAAAATGAATTTATATGTTTCGTACAGTTATATAAAATACACTCCCATTTGTCCTTTATATTATTAATTATTGTAATTGAAGTATTATCGATATATGTCTGCTGGAATTTCTGTGGAAGTAACTGCTGGAATGTTAATCGGAATAAAATAAAAAAGCAACAATTTATACGAAAACAGCCTAACTTTAAACTCTGGCGATAGTAGGGCTATACTTTCATTTGTTTGA
This genomic window contains:
- a CDS encoding DinB family protein, which codes for MYCKSVFHQIEVAVNTIIKILNNLNEEDLKERPTPDKQSIGELLEHIAVIFEADWRISNEASEEEMISFYSGVSYQTLDSITEGLTTNFRALKEKYLNLSAEELMETTTSYWGLTYTRYEWLLEILAHVYHHRGQLHSMLVHCCEKDPKILMFE